A genomic segment from Triticum dicoccoides isolate Atlit2015 ecotype Zavitan chromosome 1A, WEW_v2.0, whole genome shotgun sequence encodes:
- the LOC119359565 gene encoding protein DETOXIFICATION 19-like isoform X2 translates to MSGAMETLCGQAYGARMYRLLGLYLQSSLIMSTVVSALISVVWLFTEPILLFLHQEPEVSHAAAVFIRYQVPGLFAYSFLQCLLRYLQTQSIVAPLVVCSMVPFVLHIAVNYLLVNVVGLGLTGASLAISATFWVSCLMLLAYVMLSKEFDETWKGFSTDAFNYVLPTIKLAMPSAIMVCLEYWAIELLVLIAGLLPNSTASTSLIAICASTQAISYMITYGFSAAVSTRVSNEIGAGNEDRAKNAIMVTMKLSVFLALSFILLLIVGHDLWASLFTESTVIVAKFAGITPLLTISIMLDSAQGVLSGVARGCGWQHLAATTNLVAFYLAGMPVAILLAFKLNLYTHGLWLGLITGLACQTSVMVLITLRTKWSKLVDAMVKNRDGYVA, encoded by the exons ATGAGCGGCGCCATGGAGACGCTGTGTGGACAGGCCTATGGTGCCCGGATGTACCGCTTGCTGGGCTTGTACCTGCAGTCGTCGCTCATCATGTCAACGGTGGTGTCCGCACTCATCTCCGTCGTCTGGCTGTTCACGGAGCCAATTCTGTTGTTTCTGCATCAAGAACCTGAGGTGTCCCACGCCGCCGCGGTGTTCATCCGTTACCAGGTGCCCGGCCTGTTCGCCTACTCCTTCCTACAGTGTCTGCTGCGGTATCTGCAGACACAGTCGATTGTTGCGCCACTTGTTGTCTGCTCCATGGTGCCGTTTGTGCTCCACATCGCCGTGAACTACCTGCTAGTGAATGTGGTCGGATTGGGCCTCACCGGCGCTTCATTGGCCATCTCAGCCACGTTCTGGGTCTCGTGCCTGATGTTGCTCGCATACGTGATGTTGTCCAAGGAGTTCGATGAGACGTGGAAGGGCTTCTCCACCGACGCCTTCAACTATGTGTTGCCGACAATCAAGCTCGCCATGCCCTCTGCCATCATGGTCTG CTTGGAGtactgggctattgagctcctcgtGCTGATCGCCGGCCTACTGCCGAATTCCACTGCAAGCACGTCGTTGATTGCCATATG CGCAAGCACGCAGGCCATTTCCTACATGATCACCTATGGGTTCAGTGCCGCTGTGAG CACCAGGGTGTCAAATGAGATCGGGGCCGGTAACGAGGACAGAGCAAAGAATGCGATCATGGTGACGATGAAGCTGTCAGTGTTCCTTGCCCTCTCGTTTATTCTGCTGCTGATAGTCGGCCATGACCTCTGGGCCAGCCTCTTCACGGAGAGCACGGTGATTGTGGCAAAGTTTGCAGGCATCACCCCACTCCTGACGATCTCCATCATGCTGGACTCCGCGCAGGGCGTGTTGTCAG GGGTGGCACGGGGCTGTGGATGGCAGCACCTGGCGGCGACGACGAACCTGGTGGCGTTCTACTTGGCCGGCATGCCGGTGGCCATCCTGTTGGCCTTCAAGCTCAACTTGTACACCCAC GGTTTATGGTTGGGCTTAATCACGGGGCTGGCGTGCCAGACCAGCGTGATGGTGCTGATAACCCTCCGCACGAAATGGTCCAAGCTAGTGGATGCCATGGTGAAAAATCGGGATGGCTATGTCGCTTGA
- the LOC119359565 gene encoding protein DETOXIFICATION 19-like isoform X1 translates to MSSAPLLGAGEPFGECREAKRPSPAWLRRLIDTEEAWAQLQFALPMVLTNMSYYAIPLVSVMFSGHLGNVHLAGATLGNSWATVTGYAFVTGMSGAMETLCGQAYGARMYRLLGLYLQSSLIMSTVVSALISVVWLFTEPILLFLHQEPEVSHAAAVFIRYQVPGLFAYSFLQCLLRYLQTQSIVAPLVVCSMVPFVLHIAVNYLLVNVVGLGLTGASLAISATFWVSCLMLLAYVMLSKEFDETWKGFSTDAFNYVLPTIKLAMPSAIMVCLEYWAIELLVLIAGLLPNSTASTSLIAICASTQAISYMITYGFSAAVSTRVSNEIGAGNEDRAKNAIMVTMKLSVFLALSFILLLIVGHDLWASLFTESTVIVAKFAGITPLLTISIMLDSAQGVLSGVARGCGWQHLAATTNLVAFYLAGMPVAILLAFKLNLYTHGLWLGLITGLACQTSVMVLITLRTKWSKLVDAMVKNRDGYVA, encoded by the exons ATGTCCTCGGCTCCGCTGCTCGGCGCCGGCGAGCCCTTCGGCGAATGCCGCGAGGCAAAGCGTCCCTCGCCGGCGTGGCTGCGCCGCTTGATCGACACGGAGGAGGCCTGGGCGCAGCTACAGTTCGCGCTGCCGATGGTCCTGACCAACATGTCCTACTACGCCATCCCGCTTGTGTCCGTGATGTTCTCCGGCCACCTCGGCAACGTCCACCTCGCCGGCGCCACGCTCGGCAACTCCTGGGCCACCGTCACCGGCTACGCCTTTGTT ACCGGCATGAGCGGCGCCATGGAGACGCTGTGTGGACAGGCCTATGGTGCCCGGATGTACCGCTTGCTGGGCTTGTACCTGCAGTCGTCGCTCATCATGTCAACGGTGGTGTCCGCACTCATCTCCGTCGTCTGGCTGTTCACGGAGCCAATTCTGTTGTTTCTGCATCAAGAACCTGAGGTGTCCCACGCCGCCGCGGTGTTCATCCGTTACCAGGTGCCCGGCCTGTTCGCCTACTCCTTCCTACAGTGTCTGCTGCGGTATCTGCAGACACAGTCGATTGTTGCGCCACTTGTTGTCTGCTCCATGGTGCCGTTTGTGCTCCACATCGCCGTGAACTACCTGCTAGTGAATGTGGTCGGATTGGGCCTCACCGGCGCTTCATTGGCCATCTCAGCCACGTTCTGGGTCTCGTGCCTGATGTTGCTCGCATACGTGATGTTGTCCAAGGAGTTCGATGAGACGTGGAAGGGCTTCTCCACCGACGCCTTCAACTATGTGTTGCCGACAATCAAGCTCGCCATGCCCTCTGCCATCATGGTCTG CTTGGAGtactgggctattgagctcctcgtGCTGATCGCCGGCCTACTGCCGAATTCCACTGCAAGCACGTCGTTGATTGCCATATG CGCAAGCACGCAGGCCATTTCCTACATGATCACCTATGGGTTCAGTGCCGCTGTGAG CACCAGGGTGTCAAATGAGATCGGGGCCGGTAACGAGGACAGAGCAAAGAATGCGATCATGGTGACGATGAAGCTGTCAGTGTTCCTTGCCCTCTCGTTTATTCTGCTGCTGATAGTCGGCCATGACCTCTGGGCCAGCCTCTTCACGGAGAGCACGGTGATTGTGGCAAAGTTTGCAGGCATCACCCCACTCCTGACGATCTCCATCATGCTGGACTCCGCGCAGGGCGTGTTGTCAG GGGTGGCACGGGGCTGTGGATGGCAGCACCTGGCGGCGACGACGAACCTGGTGGCGTTCTACTTGGCCGGCATGCCGGTGGCCATCCTGTTGGCCTTCAAGCTCAACTTGTACACCCAC GGTTTATGGTTGGGCTTAATCACGGGGCTGGCGTGCCAGACCAGCGTGATGGTGCTGATAACCCTCCGCACGAAATGGTCCAAGCTAGTGGATGCCATGGTGAAAAATCGGGATGGCTATGTCGCTTGA